The genomic interval TCCAAGTTCTCTTGCATCCGGGCAAATAAAGAGGGATGGTACACTAAAGGCTCACGGTAAATGAAGTTCTTCGGCGATCTATAAAAGATCATGACTCGCCACCATGCGTTCTCTTTACTGGACGAGCCTGAGAGTGTCAGGTATTATTTTCTGCTAGTGAAACATTTCAGTATTTCCCTCTGCCCTTTTCATTTTTAAGTGCATGTAAATTACTTTAGTACCTATTTTTAAAACCGCGTCGGTTTAATGAACACTGTATCAAGTGAAAAACTTAATGTTTAAGATTAAGATGTTTAAGTAGCAACGTGGTTgcttgctaatgctaacgctcGAGTGGATCCGATTTAATGCCTGATATATGTATCAACTGAATTGGTTTTAGATTAATGTTTTTCGTGCTTTATGATGTACAATATTAGTCCAGACCGCGTTACTCTATAATAATACGTGTAGTAATAATCACATTTTCTGTCGCCATGGCGTCGCCATCTTGCTTAGTTTTAGTGAATTGTCTGCACTATTTGCAGAGCCAAGGCCAGTGGTATGATTTAGCCCATTCACTTTGGTGAGGAAAGTTAACTTTATACCGGATTGATTCAGATTAGTATACTAATGACGTTACCGAAATGCTTAAGATCTTGAAaatatgttaaaatatttaGTAACTGTACTTAACGCCGCTCATTTCCGCGCCCCGGGCCTGTTTTAAATGCAAACACTGTGgagggtagttcaggtccagaaggtaaAATCCAGAACATGATTTTGAGTTTCTTGAGTTCTGATTCTTTGAATTCAACTAGTTCGTTGAAATagaatcttggtctggatttttaactTTCTGGACTTAAGTTATGTGTGTGCCTTTTCAAATATACATCTAATGGTGAATCTTCTATTTTCCAGGCACCTTTTGACCGACCATGCCGGTTGCCAGAAGCTGGGTCTGTAGTAAGACCTACGTCACCCCCCGCCGCCCCTTTGAGAAGTCCCGGCTTGACCAGGAGCTGAAACTCATCGGTATAGATCTGCATTTGCAGTCAGGCTTGGTGATTACTGACTCTGGATCTGTACAATGTGACCAATTCTGAACAATTTTTCAGGGGAGTATGGCCTTAGAAACAAGAGAGAGGTCTGGCGTGTGAAGTTCACTCTGGCCAAAATCCGCAAGGCTGCTAGAGAACTGCTCACCCTGGATGAAAAGGATCCCAAGCGACTATTTGAAGGTAATTATCATGATCTTTAATTTATTTGTGCAGAAAATGTGTTGCATATCTTATACTAAGTGTTCATGAGCGAATGTGTATTCAGGCTTGCATTTCTATGTACTGCACATTGGTATTGAGTAGCTTGTGTTCTGTTTGATATTATTGCTTTTGCTACTGGGTTAATTCCAGCTTGGTTTTGGTGTTTAATTCTTTTGTCCAATTAGATGAGAGTAGTAAGGTTCAGCTACTTCTCATTGGTTAAATGTAGTTCTGTTTCCCATTAAGGTAATGCTCTCCTGAGGCGTCTGGTTCGGATAGGTGTGCTGGATGAGGGCAAGATGAAGCTCGATTATATCCTCGGCCTGAAAGTTGAGGACTTCTTGGAGCGGAGGTTGCAAACCCAGGTCTTCAAGCTGGGCCTGGCTAAGAGCATCCATCATGCCAGAGTGCTCATCCGTCAAAGGCACATCCGGTGAGTGAGTCGGGGTGACGGTCAGATGGCCTGAAAGGCTTTTCCTTTAGCATATGAAATGACTTTGCAAAGACCTGAGGATATTGAAGCTTTCCTTCCCTCTTCACCGTGGGTCCAGCTGTTTCGGTTCCACCTGAGCGCTTTAAATTCAGCAAGGTCAATTCGGTGACAAACCGTATACCTTGTAAGAGACTGGTTGATCCAATCCTGTCAGTCGGGATGAAGTTTTTACTTCCTGTTGAAGATTTGGCAGGTAATGTAGATCACATTGACCTGACATCTTGGTATATGTACGGGCTCTCTGTAGTTCTACTGGTTGGAATTTGAATTATTTTCTCAGGCCGatgatttaatgttttaatCAGACTGTCAGGGGTGTCAAGAATTCCTCGTGAATGAGGCCTGAGTTGCACATTTTGCAATGTGGCTGTGTTGGATCTGGTTGGAGTACTAATGTAAACTTAGCCTTGTTGTTTTTCCTCCAGTGTCCGCAAGCAGGTGGTGAATATCCCATCTTTTGTTGTGCGCCTGGATAGCCAGAAGCACATTGACTTCTCACTGAGGTCTCCTTATGGCGGTGGAAGACCCGGCCGTGTGAAGAGGAAGAACGCCAAGAAGGGCCAGGGCGGTGCTGGAGGCGCcgatgatgaagaggaagatTAAGCCTGAGGAATTTGTCTGCCGTACTCCTGCAatcttttcaataaaaaatcTGGAAACCTGAACTGTCCTTGCCTTTTTATTTTCCTGAGGTCTGAACCACATATTTGTAATGCTATTCAATGGGATGTTTAACACAAATTTCTTAGTTTTTGCTCCTGTGGTGTTAATGTGTCAATTTCATGTATTGCTCAACCAGCCTATCATGCAGATGGGTGATTGTCCATTTGTCATCTGATTATATAAGCATTGTAAGTGTGGTTCTGTAGTACCTAGAAGGCATTAGCATAACATCTGACGTTTGTATAGGAGAATTTTTTCCTGTGGTGCCTTGTTTACGTTTGACTTTTACAGCGCTGTTAGAATCTAAGTTGGCTACCAGCTGTTTGGATTCTTTGTTTAGCATTGTAGCGTAAGTAAGATCGCATTTCAACTACGTGGCTCTGAAACGGGTTCGTACGCAACTGACCCAAATTGAATTTCATGCCTATAGCACTGTGTGAAGATGAACTGGTAAACTGCGAAGTCGCATTGCGAAACTCACAagcctttgtttaaaaaaaaaaaaaaatcgatggCCAGTAGCTGCTGCTGGTGACCGGAAGCGGCGGTTCGGTGACGTAAATATGCAGCGACGCGGTTCTCCTTTAGACACCTGACAGGTTTAGTTTTATTGTCTTTGCGTTTCCGAGTGTAATTACGAAACATCTTGTGTACAAAACCTAATAAATACTGTGCACTTGTATCACAGAGGGTTTCCGCAGTAATGGTTTTCCAAGCTTTGGCGGGTCATCGGGTTGTGAGTTTTAACGAGGCGGAAATTAGCTGTCTTCCGTGTTAAAGGTGGATCAACTGAAGCCGGAATTGGGAGTTTGTATTTAGACAGAAGGGTGTAGAATAAGAACTCGTCAATATAATACAGGTTTTTAACTACATGCATATTTAGAAGGCTAAGTTTCCGATATGATGACCGATATGGAGGCAAGTCTGTCCGTGTCACTCGATTTGTCCTCGGTGGTCGAGGAAGCCTTGCGTTCTGCAGTGTGCTCGGTGCTCTCTGAGATCCAGAGGCTGATCGGAAAAGATGTGGCCGAGCTGCGAGCGGCCGTGGCCAGGAAGGACTGCGAGAACGAGGAGCTGCGAGCCCAGCTGGAGTCGGCCAGGCGGGAGCTGCAGGAGCAGGCGAGGTTCAGGCAGAGGTACCGCCGGCACGACGGCGTGGCGAAACCCTGTGACCTGGATGAAAGTAATCGCTCATGCACGTCGCGGCCGGGCACGCATCGTGTCACACATGGGGGTGCAAGTCATTTGTACCTCGGTCATGGCTCGCTGGCGTTCAGTCATAACTGGGACCAAGTTACACGGCATGACTTTACAGAACGGTTGGAAAACCTTAAACAGGATCTGACTCTAGAAGCAGACTGCAGTGTAGACACGGCCGAATCAGGTAGTACATTCTCAGGTTTAACTAAATATATTCCGTATATAACAATGATGTTTAAAATTTAACTAGTAAACAGGTATCTCTTCTCCAACTTAAAACGTCATGGAAGTGGCAATATCAATGACAATCATTTATAGCAGTAATGTATTATATAGTTTTAAGCAAATTACATCCAGCCAAGCTTTTCTGTGAGATTATGTAAATAATAAGTGATACACGTGTAGCCTATTTGGAAATGTGAAATTCAGGGGTATGGGTTTCTTTATCATTGTGGAACTTAATGAATTTATGTCCCCAAAATCCAACACAGAGCCTGATTTGATCTCTGGCCCTGAATCTCTGGTGACTAACCCCACACTGAGGAAGAATGAGGACAGCGACCTGGACAATGCCAGTGCTGCTATGGATCTCAGAGTCATTGAGGTGAAGGAGGAGGTTGCAACCAGCCAGCAGCTGTCTGCTGCGGTAGAATCTGCTGGTTCCACAAGGCCGAAGCCTTACATTTGTGGTGATTGTGGAAAAAGTTACCTCTGGCTAAAGAACTTGAAGAAGCACCAGAAGATCCATACAGGTGAGGCGCCATTCAGCTGCAAGATCTGCTGCAGGCTATTCTCCTCGCAGCAGGTGTTAGAAGAGCACCAGCGTGTGCACACGGGCGAGCGGCCGCACCGATGCACCTCCTGCCCGAAGACCTTCAACCACCTGTCTAACCTCAAGAAGCACCACCTGATCCACACCGGGGAGAAGCCGCACCATTGCAGCCTCTGCGGGAAGCGCTTTCGACAGATCCAGCACCTGAAGGAGCACCGCAAGACCCATGAGGACAGCAAGCCTTTCCGCTGTTGGGAGTGCGGCTGGGGCTTCAACCATGGCTCCAACTTCAAGCGGCATCTGCTCGTCCATACCCGACAGAAAATGCGCCACAGCCTGGCCACCTGAGCCGTCCGGAGGTTTTGTTGCCATTGTTGTTCCCATTGTTGTTTTTTAAGTGGTTCCAGGTAAAGTCACCTTCATCTTCTCTGGAACACATCCATTGTCTGAAATCATTTAATATTAAAGAGCATCTTCAGAGCTGATAATGTGCTAAAATTATTGCCTTATTTTTAGAGTGAATGCTTAATGCTAGAGGGCATCAGTTAGACGGCTAGTGGCGAGACCTAAAAGAGGAAGTAAAAGCATTTAATTTATCGCTAACAGTAATATAAATATGTTAATGACTGATATACTTTGTTTAATTTGATAAGATTCTTCATAAACTTGAAAAAGAAAATGGATTTATGTTTGATACTGAATTTGATTTCATTCATGCTTTATGTTTAATCAAATAATGcaatacatacactcacctaaaggattattaggaacaccatactaatacggtgtttgaccccctttcgccttcagaactgccttaattctacgtggcattgattcaacaaggtgctaaaagcattctttagaaatgttggcccatattgataggatagcatcttgcagttgatggagatttgtgggatgcacatccagggcacgaagctcccgttccaccacatcccaaagatgctctattgggttgagatctggtgactgtgggggccattctagtacagtgaactcattgtcatgttcaagaaaccaatttgaaatgattcgagctttgtgacatggtgcattatcctgctggaagtagccatcagaggatgggtacatggtggtcataaagggatggacatggtcagaaacaatgctcaggtaggccgtggcatttaaacgatgcccaattggcactaaggggcctaaagtgtgccaagaaaacatcccccacaccattacaccaccaccaccagcctgcacagtggtaacaaggcatgatggatccatgttctcattctgtctacgccaaattctgactctaccatttgaatgtctcaacagaaatcgagactcatcagaccaggcaacatttttccagtcttcaactgtccaattttggtgagcttgtgcaaattgtagcctctttttcctatttgtagtggagatgagtggtacccggtggggtcttctgctgttgtagcccatccgcctcaaggttgtgcgtgttgtggcttcacaaatgctttgctgcatactttggttgtaacgagtggttatttcagtcaaagttgctcttctatcagcttgaatcagtcggcccattctcctctgacctctagcttcaacaaggcatttttgcccacaggactgccacatactggatgtttttccctttgcacaccattctttgtaaaccctagaaatggttgtgcgtgaaaatcccagtaactgagcagattgtgaaatactcagaccggcccgtctggcaccaacaaccatgccacgctcaaaattgcttaaatcacctttctttcccattctgacattcagtttggagttcaggagattgtcttgaccaggaccacacccctaaatgcactgaagcaactgccatgtgattggttgattagataattgcattaatgagaaattgaagaggtgttcctaataatcctttaggtgagtgtacatctACTTCCTGGTCTGCAATGAACATGTTTCATAAAATTgcaggaaatatttaaaaacagattGCTTACCTGGTGCAGTCTAACTTACCACATTTTTAATAGTCCATTTTCAAGAATACAGTCAAGGTATATTTATGATATAAACTTTGCAGTACAATAGTGATGTGGGGAAAAACAAACTGTCATAGTTTACTACTAGATTTAAATGGGTatatttgtggaaaaaaattgctgaaatatttttatagaaaaatgtgcttcattcatttaaaatgtttttaacttATTGTAACTTGTTAACTGAATATTGACAGGATTTTGTGTGTGGGGTAGAACTGTAGTCCAAACCCATAACATCTAAGTCAGTGGTCTCcatcattttgtctttttttttttacagtgagagCTATTTTTACAAATGAGTAATGAGTATATTTTGCCGATGGGGAGTGATAGGGGT from Paramormyrops kingsleyae isolate MSU_618 chromosome 9, PKINGS_0.4, whole genome shotgun sequence carries:
- the rps9 gene encoding small ribosomal subunit protein uS4, with amino-acid sequence MPVARSWVCSKTYVTPRRPFEKSRLDQELKLIGEYGLRNKREVWRVKFTLAKIRKAARELLTLDEKDPKRLFEGNALLRRLVRIGVLDEGKMKLDYILGLKVEDFLERRLQTQVFKLGLAKSIHHARVLIRQRHIRVRKQVVNIPSFVVRLDSQKHIDFSLRSPYGGGRPGRVKRKNAKKGQGGAGGADDEEED
- the LOC111853358 gene encoding uncharacterized protein isoform X2 — its product is MMTDMEASLSVSLDLSSVVEEALRSAVCSVLSEIQRLIGKDVAELRAAVARKDCENEELRAQLESARRELQEQARFRQRYRRHDGVAKPCDLDEKPDLISGPESLVTNPTLRKNEDSDLDNASAAMDLRVIEVKEEVATSQQLSAAVESAGSTRPKPYICGDCGKSYLWLKNLKKHQKIHTGEAPFSCKICCRLFSSQQVLEEHQRVHTGERPHRCTSCPKTFNHLSNLKKHHLIHTGEKPHHCSLCGKRFRQIQHLKEHRKTHEDSKPFRCWECGWGFNHGSNFKRHLLVHTRQKMRHSLAT
- the LOC111853358 gene encoding uncharacterized protein isoform X1, which translates into the protein MMTDMEASLSVSLDLSSVVEEALRSAVCSVLSEIQRLIGKDVAELRAAVARKDCENEELRAQLESARRELQEQARFRQRYRRHDGVAKPCDLDESNRSCTSRPGTHRVTHGGASHLYLGHGSLAFSHNWDQVTRHDFTERLENLKQDLTLEADCSVDTAESEPDLISGPESLVTNPTLRKNEDSDLDNASAAMDLRVIEVKEEVATSQQLSAAVESAGSTRPKPYICGDCGKSYLWLKNLKKHQKIHTGEAPFSCKICCRLFSSQQVLEEHQRVHTGERPHRCTSCPKTFNHLSNLKKHHLIHTGEKPHHCSLCGKRFRQIQHLKEHRKTHEDSKPFRCWECGWGFNHGSNFKRHLLVHTRQKMRHSLAT
- the LOC111853358 gene encoding uncharacterized protein isoform X3, translated to MWPSCERPWPGRTARTRSCEPSWSRPGGSCRSRRGSGREPDLISGPESLVTNPTLRKNEDSDLDNASAAMDLRVIEVKEEVATSQQLSAAVESAGSTRPKPYICGDCGKSYLWLKNLKKHQKIHTGEAPFSCKICCRLFSSQQVLEEHQRVHTGERPHRCTSCPKTFNHLSNLKKHHLIHTGEKPHHCSLCGKRFRQIQHLKEHRKTHEDSKPFRCWECGWGFNHGSNFKRHLLVHTRQKMRHSLAT